Genomic segment of Apium graveolens cultivar Ventura chromosome 7, ASM990537v1, whole genome shotgun sequence:
TATCAGGCTAACAGATTTTCTAGTTGGACTCTCACCAGGAGGTTGTAAACAGAATTCGGACTCCAAGAATAGTTTGATGATGGATTCAGGTTTATCACAACCTCCTGAACTACAATTCTGAAACTTGCATGTTCCAGTACTTGCTAAAGTGTATTGGTTGATCAGCACTGATCTTATACTGTCTGGAGAATCTGGTTTTGCACCTCCTGCAAAGCTAACGAGGTTGTTTCGGCTTGATTGGATGATCTTGAATTGCCATGAGATGATATCTTCATCAGAGTGAGGATGGAAGTAGGTAGGATGTGGGATTCCAATGTCATTAACATGCCAAGGTTGCCTTTCAATCAGTAACTTTATTAGGTTTTGCATTTCTTCAAGATTCAAAAATGTACTTACCCATGGAGAATCATCCCTTCTCCGAAAATCCCATGATACTTTACCCAAAACAAAGACATGATCTTTGCCTGAGTTTAAAGCCCATGGTTTCTGCAGTTTAAGCCATTCTACCAGTTCCAACGCCAAAGTGTCCTTAACATCAGGAGAGGCATTCTTGAAATGCCATCTCAAGATGTCTAAGCCACCATAGAATAGCTTGGCTTCATTTTCATTATAAACTCTACAAGGATGCTTCATAACCCTGGAATGAAAAATTGGTTCCATAGAATGCTGATGAGTGTTGTACCAGGCTTTTACAACCTTCGGTATTGGCTCTCCCAGTGCCTCATTCCTGAAAAATTGACAGAAATCCAACCAAGGAGACATATCACTACACCGAGCTACCAAATCCTTGTTAAACTTTGGTGGCAAATCATACACATAAACCCCTCTGCCATCACATGTTGTGAGGCTACTTGAATTCGATCTCCATGATCGATGCACCTGAAGATGCTCTTCCACCACCTTCACTGCAGATTAAACTCTGAAAGCATATTGTTATTGTTATCAACAATGTTGCTAACAATAAGGTTTTTGTTGTTCTCTTGAACATTATAACCAGGAATATCTTGTGTGACAGGAGCCTTACTTGATATCAACAATAGGACTACTCTCTCGTATATATGCTCGCTTTGAGTTTGTGATCGTCAATATTGTTCTCTTGAACAACATAAGTAGCAATTTCTTGCGTAACAAGAGTTGTGCTGTTCTTGATATCAACACTAGGAACACTTTCTCGTATGCTAACTTCAAGTTTATGATCATCAACAGAACTAGCATTAATAAGTGGAAGAGGGACATCAAAATTGGGTTGTGCACCAGCAGAAAGGCAATACAGATTGTTGAGCTTTCTCGACGATACATGGACAATGTGACCAGAGATAATGGTGGTGGTAGAAGACCAGAGGAAGACAAGAACCAAAAGAAGAAGTGTTTATAAAACTCGAGAGAGTAACTTGGAAATGATGAATTGAAAGAAACCAAGCTCTTTTACAGTTTTTTCGAAGATTTAGATCTTTTCTTAGACAGTGAAACGGCCATTTTGTTGGCTAAACAAAACTCAAGTTCCTGCTAGCGAATTTGCTTGAAGGAAAAAATTAAACTCaagtttaattttttattataaattagtTAGAAAAATATTGAATTTGATCAAATCAAGTTCCTGGCTTTTGAATGTTTATTTTGGAGAAATTTGATTTGGTTCAAATGGATCATGTTGTTGATTGATGGAAAGTCATaattttttctcaaatttttatttttatttgccTTCAGTGTCTATTATATTGTTGTTGAATTTAGGCTGTTTAGTAGTGTACAAGAACATTGCAGTTGTTTAACAGAAATAAttttacaaattaaaaatataaatatgaaattttgaagaaacaTTAAAAATTGCAAAGAATTTAAAAAGTGAAGTCACGGAACTCAGGAGCGTACTCGTTCTGGTAGTTGTACAGGAACCTTCTTCAGTTTTGGAAAACTAACTGTGTGAAATTGTTCGAGAGAAGGGAAAGCTCCGTCCTCAACTTCCAATTCTTCCAGATTAGGAAAATTATCTAATCTTAAAATTTGAAGAGTTGGAAACCCATTCTCACTGCATACCATTTTGTTCCCCCGTCCACATCAATCAACTGAAGAGCAGCGAGGTTCAACAAACTTCCGAGAGTGGGCATTGGATCCAAAACATCCTCTATTTGGTAGTCGGTTGTtcggtacagttgtttggtacAACAAATAACAACCGTCTGATCTAAAGTCAGATAGATGGGAACCGTtggatgcaataataaaataaaataatattaatatttaaacggCTCTCATGAATCCAGAGTTCGAACCCCATCAACAGCTTATTATATgtaaacttttatattctttattttaacaattttcaTAGGTTAAGGGCCCGAGTCcgtgaacaacatattatattatattatcaattttcagtcaagtctcaaattataACAAAACATgtattattataacttattatgttattcaatttatttttttaactattgaaaatatatatcaaaatataataattttaagatataattatattattaaaatcaTTCAAGTGTTAAAAGCAATTCGTGCATCGCACGAGTTATAGGGTAGTATTTATTATACCAGAACATTGCACAATCTTTGCCATCATACTATATGTCCTGCTTCCTGCTACCCAAATCATTTTGTTCTGAGATTGAACGCATTCTAAATAAATTCTGGTGGAGCTCTACCCCAGGTTAAAACAAAGGAATAAACTGGTTGTCTTGGGACTCCATGATCATGGCTAAGAGTAAGGGAGGTCTGGGGTTTCGAAGCCTATATGGGTCAATATTTCCTTAATTGGTAAATTATGTTGGAATTGTTAGAATATAATCTAAacttgttttatttatttattgcttATTTACTATATCTGCAAATAAATTGCTGTCACTGATTTATTTGAGGCAGCAAGTTTAGGTCGTGGTTGTTAGCGTTGATTTAGGAGTTGATACAGGAGTGGAGTTAAAATAGGAGAGTTCCTGATTTGTCTCAATCACTGCTGTATGTTTAGCTATTTAGTTCCTTTCTACACTCATATGATAATTGAGTGGTTTCACATTGTAAGCAAGCATTTTATTCAATAAATACAAAAACCGAGCTTTGGCTCATCTGTATGTGTGTTGATTATTCCGCAGACTTACAATATACATTTGAGTAAAACGTTTCTGGGCTCTacaaagtggtatcagagcttgggAGCCAATACTCGATCTGGTGTATTAAAGACAGCTACAATGGATGGTAATAAACTCAAGGGAGGGTCTGTTGGTTTGAGTTATCCAACGTTGACAAGGGAGAACTATACTGCTTGGTCCATGAAAATGAGGGTGTTTATGCAAGCACATGGGGTGTGGGACACTATTGAATCTAGTGATCCCAAGATCAAATTTGAGGACAAGATTGACAAGGTGGCACTTGCTATGATTTATCAAGGGGTGCCTGAGGATGTATTGTTGTCCTTGGCTGACAAAAGGACGGCAAAGGAAGCCTGGGTTGCAATCAAGACCTTGTGTCAAGGTGCAGATCGAGTAAAGAAAGCTCGGATCCAAACCTTGAAAGCGGAGTTCGAAGCTATGAGTATGAAGGACAGTGATCCGCTTGATGATTTCTACATGAAGATGAATGGGCTCGTGTCAAATATCCGTGCTTTGGGAGAAGAGGTGAGTGAATCTTACATTGTGAAGAAATTACTTCGTGCAGTCCCATCGAAGTTCTTACAAATTGCGTCCACGATAGAGCAATTTGGAGATCTTGAGAAAATGTCTGTAGAAGAGGCAGTTGGATCTCTCAAAGCGCACGAGGAGCGGCTGAAAGGGAAAACTGATAAAAGGAGCGATCAACTGCTATTGACAAAAGAAGAATGGTTGAAGAGCGAAAGAAATGAGGAGAAACTCTTGCTGACTAAGGAAGAATGGCAAAAACGTTCTAATAGAGGAGGAACAGATGGATCTGCAAACCCACGGGGTCGCTGGGGACGTGACAAAAGTCGTATAAAGTGCTATAATTGTCACGTATATGGTCACTATATGGCAGAGTGTCGAAAGCCAAAATGAGAGAAAGAACCAAAAATGGAAGCTAACTTATCACAGGTGGATACTGATGGTGAAGAACTCACATTACTCTTGGCTGAGTCTGGAGAGGAGGATACACAGAGCATGATGTTGTTGAACGAAGAAAATATTGTACCGAAATTAAAGCAGGACAAAGGTAGATATGCTGATTCTAATGTTTGGTATCTCGATAATGGAGCAAGTAATCACATGACGGGCCAACGGTCTAAGTTTAGCAAATTGGATGAAAGCGTGACAGGAGAAGTAAGGTTTGGAGATGGTTCTAAAGTGACAATCAAAGGAAGAGGTTTGATACCCCTCAAGTGCAAAAATGGTGAAATAAGGTATCTACAAGAGGTATATTACATCCCATCACTTTGCAACAATATTATTAGCTTAGGACAACTATCAGAGGAGGGAAACAAAATTGTAATGAAAGGAGAGTTTTTGTGGGTTAATGATAAGCTGGGACAGTTGGTAATGAAAGTAAGGCGGACTGCAAATCGACTGTACAAGATTGAGATTGAAGAAGAAGGGGTGACTTGTTTGTTAACAAAAATGGAGGAAACTACGTGGTTGTGGCATTCTCGTCTCGGGCATGTGAATTTTCCCGCACTTGTACTCATGTCCAGGGAAGAGATGGCCTATGGATTGCCAAAACTAATTCAACCCAAAGGAATATGTGAAGGTTGTTTGATGTCCAAACAAGTCAGGAAGCCTTTCCCATCACAAGCCAATTTCAGTGCCAAAACGGCTCTTCAACTGATACATGGAGATATTTGTGGCCCGTTTACTCCACCAACACCTGCAGGTAACAAGTATTTTTTCCTATTGGTTGATGATTGCAGTCGTTATATGTGGGTTTATttgttaaaaaccaaggatgaGGCGTTTGAAGTTTTTAAAAAATTCAGAAATTTAGTTGAGAACATTCCTGAGTTGAAAATAAAAGTTTTTAGAACAGATCGAGGAGGAGAATTCTGTTCaaataacttcaaaaattatTGTGATGAGGCTGGCATTCAGAGACATTACACAGCCCCATACTCACcgcagcagaatggagttgtggAACGTCGAAATAGAACCGTCGTGGCCATGACAAGAAGCTTTCTTAAAGGAATGAAAATGCCTTCGAGTTTCTGGGGAGAAGCCGTAAGACATTCTGTTTATATACTGAATATGTTGCCGACAAGAGTACTTACAGGAAGAACACCTTATGAAGCTtggaagggaaagaagccaaatcttCAGCATATCAAAGTGTTTGGATGTGTTGCTCACATGAAAGTACCAGGAGTGTATACAAAAAAATTAGATGATCGTAGTAAAGTTGTTGTTTATTTAGGAAATGAGCCAGGAACAAAAGCTCATCGCTTGTATGATCCAAAAGATGGCTCTGTACTTGTGAGTCGGGATGTTATATTCGAAGAAAGTAGAGGCTGGACTTGGGAACAGCAACCACCAAGCACCGTAAACACGACTAGTACACTTACACTGACGGATATGAGATTAGATGACCTTGAAACAACAGAAACGAAAGAAAATGTAGGGGCGAGTATTCAGAATCAACAGATGTAAACCATAGTCATTCTGACAGTCAAACACCTGAAGCCGGGACTCCTCATACTGAAAGGAACTCCAGCACTGCAAGATCATTTTTAGAAGAGTCTGGAAACTCGAGTTCGGGAAGCTCAAGTGGTGAATCGAACAGTGGACCTGTAAGGATGAGACTGTTAAGTGATGTGTATGATGATACTTCAGAAATTGATTTACCAGATGATGAACTTATGATGCTGAGCATTGATGAACCCACTTCGTACAAACAGGCTGCAGAGGAGGACGAGTGGAAAAAGGCAATGACAACAGAGATAGAGGCTATTGAGCAGAACAACACATGGGATCTAACTGAGTTGCCTCAAGGGTGTAAAGCGATTGGTTTGAAATGGGTTTACAAATTAAAGAAAGATGCTGATGGCAGAGTTATAAAACATAAAGCACGATTAGTCGCGAAAGGCTACGTACAACAAAAGGG
This window contains:
- the LOC141671515 gene encoding xyloglucan-specific galacturonosyltransferase 1-like translates to SAVKVVEEHLQVHRSWRSNSSSLTTCDGRGVYVYDLPPKFNKDLVARCSDMSPWLDFCQFFRNEALGEPIPKVVKAWYNTHQHSMEPIFHSRVMKHPCRVYNENEAKLFYGGLDILRWHFKNASPDVKDTLALELVEWLKLQKPWALNSGKDHVFVLGKVSWDFRRRDDSPWVSTFLNLEEMQNLIKLLIERQPWHVNDIGIPHPTYFHPHSDEDIISWQFKIIQSSRNNLVSFAGGAKPDSPDSIRSVLINQYTLASTGTCKFQNCSSGGCDKPESIIKLFLESEFCLQPPGESPTRKSVSLISTD